CAGCTTCTTCGGCGACGAAAAGGCTGTGACGCAGACGTTTCGGAGACAGAGTATCCTGAAGACCCTTTACAATGTATTCCGTTTCCGCGCCGATAAAAAAGCCGCACGCATCCTCAAGCGTTCTTTTTGCTGTAAGCATTTATAATTTGTATCCTTTACTGAATATATAGTCCTTTTTTTATAATGTAGTCGTATACCGGCTTTGTCAGATATTCCGGCATTTGTCTGCGGCTCCCGGCAAGGCTCGCTCTGAGCTTAGTAGATGAAACCACGAGCGGAGAGACGGGCAGTACGGTTATTGAAGCTGAATATTTTATCCTGTATTCTACGAGCTTTTCTTCAAACAACGGATCGGCTTTTTCGCGGCTGGCGGTTATAATTCCGCACATAGCGAATATTTTCTCGTACCTGTACCATGTCTCAAAAGACTCAAACATATCCGATCCGATATAAAGTCCAAGCCGTGAATCCGGATATATACCGCGTAATTTAAGTATGGTATTGAATGTATAGCTTGTTTTGTTCAGATTCGGTTCACTCAGCTCGCTCAGCTCAATATCCGATATGTCCGCGGTCGGAGACAGGTGCGCAAAGGCGAGCCTCGTC
The Oscillospiraceae bacterium genome window above contains:
- the nadD gene encoding nicotinate (nicotinamide) nucleotide adenylyltransferase; protein product: MKAQGFGMQINENTGQGEYTVIFGGSFDPPHIGHIRIAEAIISELAPTRLVIIPAGVPPHKKLSGGAGAQDRLEMTRLAFAHLSPTADISDIELSELSEPNLNKTSYTFNTILKLRGIYPDSRLGLYIGSDMFESFETWYRYEKIFAMCGIITASREKADPLFEEKLVEYRIKYSASITVLPVSPLVVSSTKLRASLAGSRRQMPEYLTKPVYDYIIKKGLYIQ